A genomic region of Leptolyngbya sp. FACHB-261 contains the following coding sequences:
- a CDS encoding DUF928 domain-containing protein: MMRPPRFLKTQSVTKTLKTLATGKALVAGLVLTTSLLLPTLAIAGDDSDYLPDTSRSGGSRGCSTRTSPSAESSAALILLTPQQTLGQTISTRPTFAWFVRDAGSWPMEFRLYEHDLSNDQFKLVKEIKDESFKSAPGITVLSLSQSVPELTPGKRYRWQVELVCNASRPSGNPFAEAELEVISPRSELRTSLAGARDRLNRATLYDQANLWYDALGLALTANSDTQLRAFRASLLDKVALGAAERSELQGSTVHQVQR; the protein is encoded by the coding sequence ATGATGCGACCTCCAAGATTTCTGAAAACTCAATCGGTTACTAAGACATTGAAGACATTAGCAACCGGTAAGGCACTAGTGGCTGGCTTGGTGCTGACGACGTCTCTGTTGCTACCTACACTGGCTATTGCTGGTGATGATAGTGATTATCTGCCTGACACCAGTCGTTCTGGTGGCTCTAGAGGCTGTAGTACCAGAACTTCCCCCTCCGCTGAGAGCAGCGCTGCTCTCATCCTGCTCACTCCTCAGCAAACCTTGGGACAAACAATTTCTACGCGCCCAACTTTTGCTTGGTTTGTGCGCGATGCTGGCTCCTGGCCAATGGAATTCAGGCTCTATGAGCATGACTTGAGCAATGACCAATTCAAGTTGGTTAAGGAAATCAAAGATGAGAGCTTCAAAAGCGCTCCCGGTATTACAGTGCTGTCTCTCTCTCAGTCGGTACCCGAGCTGACTCCCGGCAAGCGTTACCGTTGGCAGGTGGAATTAGTCTGTAACGCCAGTCGGCCTTCTGGTAATCCTTTTGCCGAGGCTGAGCTTGAGGTTATCTCGCCCCGTTCTGAACTTAGAACCAGCCTAGCGGGGGCTCGTGACCGCTTGAACCGTGCAACCCTCTACGACCAAGCCAACCTGTGGTATGACGCTTTGGGATTGGCCCTCACCGCGAACTCAGATACTCAGCTCAGGGCGTTCAGAGCCTCATTGCTGGATAAGGTGGCACTTGGCGCAGCGGAAAGATCAGAACTACAAGGCAGCACCGTTCATCAGGTGCAACGCTGA
- a CDS encoding hybrid sensor histidine kinase/response regulator: protein MSVGNRQQSIVLIVDDNPTNLGVLFDSLYDSGFKVLVAQDGMSAIEQLQYIKPDLILLDVMMPGIDGFETCRRLKADEATRDIPVIFMTALVETVDKVRGLRIGAVDYVTKPIEHEEVLARITTHLTLQNLSHQLQENNEHLQQEINERKRAEEALRVFFHAVSHDLRNPVAGMLIVLRNLLAKQTEEQQSGEQSSPATAAVPVSTLERMIHSSERQLELINSLLETHINETQGMVLQPETIQLQPLAQAVILDLEPLLVQNQVVLTNLIPLDLPRFSADPAQLWRVLENLITNALKHNSPGIMVRLNAEVQDKFIRCTVEDNGVGLNLEEGRNLFDLYERGTQSQHSSGLGLGLYLCRQIIEGHGGQIGVVSGVGTGATFWFTLPC from the coding sequence ATGAGTGTTGGCAACAGGCAACAAAGTATTGTTCTGATTGTTGATGATAACCCAACTAATTTGGGGGTTCTTTTTGATTCGCTCTATGACTCTGGTTTCAAGGTGTTGGTGGCTCAGGATGGGATGAGCGCTATCGAGCAATTGCAATATATTAAACCCGATTTGATCTTGCTGGACGTGATGATGCCCGGCATTGATGGTTTTGAAACCTGCCGTCGCTTAAAAGCAGATGAGGCAACCAGAGATATTCCTGTGATTTTTATGACAGCATTGGTTGAAACTGTTGACAAGGTCCGAGGGTTGCGTATTGGCGCGGTTGATTATGTAACAAAACCCATTGAACATGAAGAGGTTTTAGCTCGCATTACAACCCATTTGACCCTTCAAAATCTAAGTCATCAGCTGCAAGAAAATAACGAGCATTTACAGCAAGAGATTAATGAGCGCAAGCGAGCAGAAGAGGCGTTACGTGTCTTTTTTCATGCGGTCTCTCATGATCTACGCAATCCCGTTGCAGGCATGCTAATCGTGTTACGTAATCTGCTCGCAAAGCAGACTGAGGAGCAGCAGAGTGGGGAGCAGAGTAGCCCTGCAACAGCTGCCGTTCCAGTTTCAACTTTGGAACGAATGATTCATAGTAGTGAGCGCCAACTTGAACTCATAAATTCGCTGCTCGAAACTCATATTAACGAGACTCAGGGCATGGTTCTTCAGCCTGAGACTATCCAGTTACAGCCATTAGCGCAGGCTGTGATCTTGGATCTGGAACCTCTATTAGTACAGAATCAGGTGGTTCTGACCAATCTAATTCCTTTAGATCTGCCAAGGTTTAGTGCGGACCCTGCCCAGCTCTGGCGAGTCCTAGAAAACTTGATCACGAATGCCCTGAAGCACAATTCTCCAGGAATAATGGTGCGCCTCAACGCTGAGGTTCAGGATAAGTTCATTCGCTGTACAGTTGAGGACAACGGTGTAGGTCTGAACTTAGAGGAGGGCCGTAACCTGTTCGATCTTTATGAGCGAGGGACTCAAAGTCAGCACTCATCTGGTCTCGGTTTAGGTCTGTATCTCTGCCGCCAAATCATCGAAGGGCACGGTGGTCAGATTGGAGTAGTTAGTGGAGTTGGAACTGGAGCGACCTTCTGGTTTACCTTGCCTTGCTAG
- a CDS encoding CHASE2 domain-containing protein, with protein sequence MRGFRQRLSESGACRKIKQQVKVWRAGALPGLAVAGLVVVARLTGSLQTLEWMALDRLLQLRPIEARDPRVVIVGIDEQDINAAGKFPIPNRDLAQALRIIESYQPRAIGLDIFKDLVAEPDRAELTAVFKNAPNLVVIETVLNRDTNVKPPPEVPPERVGFADSLLDPDNKLRRSLLAGKIRGSETIEYSLPLRLAALYLRSEGIQFQPNTQVSQPLRFGTTELPRFLANSGGYVDARAGGNQILLNFRAHPEPFPTVSLQDILGSKVSAELMRDRIVLVGMTASSVKDNFATSALPNPPALGARIGGPSADQYQLLYGVVMHAHATSQIISAVLDGRPMIRVWTDGWEYLWIVLWGLSGITLGLVLQSPWKTILSIGLGSAGLIGICYVLLIWGWWVPVVPTLLAFCAAGLTSSFFDRDLRILLEQRSLTLKRTYDAVHNGPLQTLAAMLRSIDEAETSPEQLRSQLQCLNRELRSVYESMNQEISSGETPYSEIPLQELLYQVYEETLLRDFKGFTTIRTFIPPDFSSLEALSLTADQKRSLCTFLQEALCNVGKHAVGATRLDVVCSQDENWCSLRVIDNGTSSLLTQSPDGGRGTEQAKELARQLRGKFQRRPHSPQGTVCELSWPLTRGWRFRWLAALTKHLSA encoded by the coding sequence ATGCGTGGTTTCCGGCAGAGATTAAGTGAATCTGGAGCCTGTAGAAAGATCAAGCAACAAGTCAAAGTATGGCGAGCAGGAGCCTTGCCGGGTTTGGCGGTAGCTGGGTTAGTGGTTGTTGCCCGTCTAACAGGCTCGCTTCAAACCTTAGAGTGGATGGCCCTCGATAGACTGCTGCAGTTGCGGCCAATAGAGGCTAGGGATCCACGAGTTGTCATTGTTGGAATTGATGAGCAAGATATCAATGCTGCTGGGAAGTTTCCTATTCCTAACCGGGATTTAGCCCAAGCTTTACGAATCATAGAAAGTTATCAACCTAGAGCTATTGGGCTTGACATTTTTAAAGATCTGGTCGCAGAGCCAGATCGAGCCGAGTTAACAGCCGTTTTCAAAAACGCGCCCAATCTAGTGGTTATCGAAACTGTTTTGAACAGAGATACCAATGTGAAACCTCCACCGGAGGTTCCTCCGGAGCGGGTGGGTTTTGCAGATAGCTTATTAGATCCGGACAATAAATTACGTCGTAGCCTACTGGCCGGAAAAATACGAGGCTCAGAGACAATCGAATACTCGCTGCCTTTGCGTTTAGCAGCCCTCTATTTGCGCTCAGAGGGTATTCAGTTTCAACCGAATACCCAAGTGAGTCAACCCCTTCGTTTCGGCACTACTGAGCTACCTCGTTTTTTGGCTAATTCTGGCGGATATGTTGATGCTAGGGCGGGCGGGAATCAAATTCTTTTGAATTTCCGTGCTCACCCAGAGCCGTTTCCAACCGTTTCCTTGCAAGATATTCTGGGGAGCAAGGTTTCTGCTGAACTGATGCGGGACCGCATCGTGCTTGTGGGCATGACTGCGTCGAGTGTCAAAGATAACTTTGCGACTTCTGCCCTGCCGAATCCACCTGCATTGGGAGCGCGAATCGGGGGACCGAGTGCCGATCAGTATCAGTTACTTTACGGTGTGGTCATGCATGCCCACGCCACGAGCCAAATTATTAGCGCGGTTCTGGACGGACGACCCATGATCAGAGTTTGGACAGATGGCTGGGAGTACCTTTGGATTGTGCTCTGGGGCTTGTCTGGGATCACCCTAGGTCTCGTGTTGCAATCCCCCTGGAAAACTATTCTGAGCATTGGTCTTGGCAGTGCTGGTCTAATTGGCATTTGCTATGTGCTCCTGATCTGGGGTTGGTGGGTTCCAGTGGTGCCAACTTTACTAGCTTTTTGTGCCGCAGGTCTCACTAGTTCATTTTTTGATCGCGACTTGAGGATCCTATTAGAGCAACGAAGCTTAACCCTAAAACGCACCTATGATGCCGTGCACAATGGTCCTCTACAAACCTTAGCGGCGATGCTACGCAGTATTGACGAGGCAGAAACTTCACCAGAGCAGTTGCGTTCACAATTACAGTGTCTCAATCGTGAATTGCGCTCGGTTTATGAGTCAATGAACCAAGAAATTTCAAGTGGTGAAACTCCGTATTCTGAGATTCCATTGCAAGAGCTGCTCTATCAAGTCTATGAAGAAACTTTGCTGCGGGACTTTAAAGGTTTCACAACGATTAGAACTTTTATCCCACCCGATTTTTCGTCCTTAGAAGCTCTCTCACTAACAGCCGATCAAAAACGCAGTCTCTGCACCTTCCTACAGGAGGCTCTATGCAACGTTGGCAAACATGCTGTCGGGGCAACTCGCTTGGATGTGGTCTGTAGTCAGGATGAAAATTGGTGCAGCCTGCGCGTGATTGACAATGGTACCAGCAGCCTTTTAACTCAGAGCCCTGATGGTGGGCGGGGAACGGAGCAGGCAAAAGAACTGGCACGGCAACTACGAGGGAAATTTCAGCGACGGCCCCACTCTCCTCAAGGAACGGTTTGTGAGTTGAGTTGGCCCCTCACAAGAGGCTGGCGCTTCCGCTGGTTGGCTGCACTCACTAAACACCTATCAGCCTAA
- a CDS encoding CHAT domain-containing protein produces MPSQRRRVRIRRFLEVLFLFSVGLCVWLGPLPISSFHSASLDGRVTAQPTSPTGSASQPLQQGLSRYQAGDFQGAIDIWQAALKAQAEQRPAHSTVLENETNLLKYLAKAHQQMGQADQTIAYLERAITIYRRQGNQQPLGRLLTEQAQVYSSLGQHRRAVALLCGTTEGGECSRDSALALARNQQDVEGEIAALGSLGNAHRFQGAYEQAMQELEASLKLATQIERLNYRIAALNSLGNLYASIARRDARRTQFATQSDDSEVAQKFKRNAADANNKALEYFEASLNLARSQADLPGEIRALLNLVLPYHRAAHADAVTQASTRQVNTTQVDTNQANAVLEQALKALERLPESRDKAYMAMKLANLTHLVALPPADSELDPTAQCLSQPMPASAVALLNRATTIAQQIGDRQAESYALGRLGHVAECQGKLEQALSLTQQAELAAVTDETLYLWQWQAGRIFKAQGRKPESLRAYEQSVQTLRKLRGTLAVASRDFQFDFRDTVDPVYRELAQLRLEQAVQPSALAELQKDLESALETIDGLRLAELENYFGDECSLETIAKPVSLVAAKTAVFNSILFRDRVALILTLPSSQEDSQAKGNSRIHWLQVSNQELTATVNDFRLKLEKRSDLENAYRAPARQLYDWLIRPFSTDLAKAQIDTLVFIQDGILRSIPMSTLHDGQQFLVEQYAIANTPSLTLVEPTQLQPQDLRVLAFGLTKPSVIDGQTFFEPLNQVKSEIDGIATALPGSKGLLDDQFTPDRLQQELQRSAYPVIHLATHGKFGIDARETFLVTGKLSSPPERNNQKLTMNELYQIISNTRRPDRPLELLALTACETAAGSDRDALGIAGISLQAGARSAVASLWQVDDRATEQLIVKFYQGLQQGLSRAKALQVAQRDWLATHARGRYRHPGYWAPFILVGSWL; encoded by the coding sequence GTGCCAAGTCAACGACGCCGAGTCAGAATCCGGCGATTTTTAGAAGTTTTGTTTCTGTTCAGCGTTGGTCTGTGTGTCTGGCTTGGCCCACTGCCAATATCCTCGTTCCATTCAGCTAGTCTCGATGGTCGAGTAACTGCGCAGCCCACTAGTCCTACTGGCAGTGCAAGCCAACCTTTACAACAGGGCTTGTCGCGCTATCAGGCAGGGGACTTTCAAGGAGCGATTGATATTTGGCAAGCAGCTTTAAAAGCCCAGGCAGAGCAACGGCCTGCTCACTCCACCGTTTTAGAAAACGAGACTAACCTTTTGAAATATTTGGCCAAAGCTCATCAGCAAATGGGACAGGCCGATCAAACTATCGCCTACCTAGAACGAGCCATCACAATTTACCGTCGACAGGGCAACCAACAACCTTTAGGCCGACTCCTGACTGAACAAGCGCAGGTCTATAGCAGCCTCGGTCAACACCGACGAGCCGTAGCACTTTTATGCGGGACAACTGAAGGGGGAGAATGCAGTCGGGATAGCGCGTTGGCCTTGGCTCGTAACCAACAGGATGTTGAAGGTGAGATTGCGGCACTTGGCAGTCTAGGCAATGCCCATCGCTTTCAGGGAGCCTATGAACAGGCTATGCAGGAACTAGAAGCTAGCTTGAAATTGGCAACCCAAATCGAGCGACTGAACTACAGAATTGCCGCGCTCAATAGTTTGGGTAACCTCTACGCCAGCATTGCTCGTCGTGATGCTCGTCGGACTCAGTTTGCAACTCAATCCGATGATTCTGAAGTCGCCCAGAAATTCAAACGCAACGCCGCCGATGCCAACAACAAAGCGCTTGAATATTTTGAAGCAAGCCTCAACCTCGCCCGATCTCAGGCTGATTTACCTGGCGAAATTCGGGCCCTGCTCAACTTAGTTTTGCCCTACCACCGCGCCGCTCATGCTGATGCAGTAACTCAGGCAAGTACCCGTCAGGTCAATACAACTCAGGTTGATACTAATCAGGCTAATGCTGTCCTTGAGCAAGCGCTTAAGGCCCTGGAGCGTCTGCCAGAGTCTCGCGACAAAGCCTACATGGCTATGAAATTGGCAAATTTAACTCACTTGGTTGCGTTGCCTCCTGCTGACTCTGAGTTAGACCCTACGGCTCAATGTCTGAGCCAGCCCATGCCAGCTAGCGCCGTCGCCTTGCTCAATCGAGCAACCACGATTGCTCAGCAGATTGGAGACCGCCAAGCTGAATCGTACGCGCTGGGGCGATTGGGTCACGTGGCTGAATGCCAGGGCAAGCTAGAACAGGCTTTATCTCTCACTCAGCAAGCCGAACTCGCCGCTGTTACCGACGAAACGCTGTACCTATGGCAATGGCAGGCAGGGCGTATCTTTAAAGCGCAAGGGCGGAAGCCTGAGTCGCTGCGAGCCTATGAGCAATCCGTACAGACCTTACGCAAACTTCGCGGTACCTTGGCTGTGGCCAGCCGCGATTTTCAGTTTGATTTTCGCGATACCGTCGACCCGGTCTACCGTGAACTAGCGCAACTAAGACTGGAGCAAGCTGTACAACCATCTGCTCTCGCAGAGCTGCAAAAAGACTTGGAATCAGCGCTTGAAACGATTGACGGCCTAAGGCTGGCAGAACTGGAAAACTATTTTGGTGATGAATGCTCTTTAGAAACTATTGCCAAACCAGTCAGCTTAGTTGCTGCTAAAACTGCTGTCTTTAATTCTATTTTGTTTCGCGATCGCGTTGCCTTGATCTTGACTTTGCCCAGTTCACAAGAAGATTCACAAGCGAAGGGGAACTCACGCATCCATTGGCTGCAAGTGAGCAATCAAGAACTGACAGCAACAGTCAATGACTTTCGTTTGAAGCTAGAAAAACGGTCTGATCTAGAAAATGCCTATCGTGCTCCAGCGAGGCAATTGTATGACTGGCTGATCCGGCCTTTTAGCACTGATTTAGCGAAAGCTCAGATCGACACCCTAGTGTTTATCCAGGATGGCATTCTGCGTAGCATTCCAATGTCTACACTTCACGACGGTCAGCAGTTTTTGGTTGAGCAGTATGCCATCGCCAATACACCTAGCTTGACTTTGGTTGAGCCGACACAGTTGCAGCCTCAGGATCTTCGAGTTTTAGCCTTTGGCCTAACAAAACCCTCAGTTATTGATGGCCAAACCTTCTTCGAACCTCTAAATCAGGTCAAATCAGAGATTGATGGCATTGCAACAGCGCTCCCTGGCAGCAAGGGGCTCTTGGATGATCAGTTCACGCCTGATCGCCTTCAACAAGAGCTCCAGCGTAGCGCTTACCCGGTGATTCATCTGGCAACCCACGGCAAATTTGGCATCGATGCTCGTGAGACGTTTCTGGTAACCGGCAAGCTGAGTTCGCCACCAGAACGCAATAATCAAAAACTGACGATGAATGAGCTTTACCAGATTATTAGTAACACCCGTCGTCCTGATCGCCCCTTAGAGTTGTTGGCCCTAACTGCTTGCGAAACCGCTGCTGGGAGTGACCGGGATGCTCTTGGCATTGCAGGGATTTCTTTACAAGCAGGCGCACGCAGTGCAGTTGCCTCACTGTGGCAAGTTGACGACCGAGCCACGGAGCAATTAATTGTCAAGTTCTACCAAGGACTACAGCAGGGACTAAGCAGAGCCAAAGCTCTACAGGTGGCCCAACGGGATTGGTTGGCCACCCATGCCCGAGGGCGCTACCGTCATCCGGGTTATTGGGCCCCTTTTATTCTGGTGGGCAGCTGGCTGTAG
- a CDS encoding hybrid sensor histidine kinase/response regulator has product MMVIKSLLSQFSQSSRRVPLRAVLVVPFVLQIFAAVGLTGWLSFRNGQQAVNEVTAQLRDEVTARIQQQLDRYLEVPLLVNQINADAIRLGQLNIQDERSLERHFWQQMQLFSSVGYIGLGTNQGEYVGVQRLDSGELWIDVAGQATGGSIQTYSSGPQGRRARLLRTKPNYDPRARSWYRAGLTGAGKPAWTEVYPYFGTKTLAISANQVFYNEQGNVLGVVSADLILSQISDFLHGLRIGRTGQTFIVERSGFLVGTSTLERPFRVTRTAESQERLKAIESRDPLTRLTARYLETHFGSLTQIGSRQQLDFTINGQRQFLQVLPLHNSQGLDWLIVVVVPEADFMERIDANTRSTVLLCLGALVFATLLGILTSRWIVEPILRLSAAAKALSQGQWEQNVPVEREDELGILATAFNQMAGQLRASFATLAQRNEELELRVEARTAAIRQANEQLLVEIAERRQAEEALRQSEGDLQKAKEAAEAANRAKSEFLANMSHELRTPLNGILGYAQILKRGKSLTEQQQNGVEIIQQSGEHLLTLINDILDLSKIEARKMELYLSEFHFPEFLKSIADLFRVRADQKGISFIYEPLSWLPSGVYGDEKRLRQILINLLGNAVKFTEQGGVVFKVGYHNQKIRFQVEDTGIGIPSEKLEEIFLPFKQVGDHNRWVEGTGLGLPISSRLAKMMGGELQVKSTVGKGSTFWFELELPEVSQWPEMNLNDKQAIVGFKGEKRKILAADDKPENRSVLVNLLSPLGFEVIEAINGQDCLSKAVEFQPDVILMDLVMPVMDGFEATRQLRKLTGLKDVIIIATSASAFDYDQQGSLEAGCNDFVSKPVRVEELLSGLQRHLGLEWVYQEGRSVSVAPIGENVPVLTLLRPSAQEMTVLLNLAVIGDIRGLLEQADKLEQHNQQFAPFATELRQLAKGFQVKKIQDFIKKQMAGNP; this is encoded by the coding sequence ATGATGGTGATCAAATCGCTGCTCAGCCAGTTTTCTCAAAGCTCTAGGAGAGTTCCCCTTCGAGCCGTCCTGGTTGTACCCTTTGTGCTCCAGATTTTTGCAGCCGTGGGCTTAACCGGTTGGCTCTCGTTCCGGAACGGTCAGCAGGCCGTGAATGAAGTGACTGCCCAACTGCGAGACGAGGTGACCGCTCGTATCCAGCAACAACTGGACCGCTACCTGGAGGTCCCTCTATTGGTGAACCAGATCAACGCCGATGCGATTCGCCTTGGGCAGCTCAACATCCAGGATGAGCGTAGTCTGGAACGCCATTTTTGGCAGCAGATGCAGTTGTTTAGCTCTGTCGGCTACATCGGTTTAGGCACCAACCAAGGCGAATACGTTGGTGTACAGCGGCTCGATAGCGGTGAGCTGTGGATTGATGTAGCTGGCCAGGCGACAGGGGGCAGTATCCAGACCTATAGTAGTGGCCCTCAGGGTAGACGCGCTCGCCTATTAAGAACTAAGCCTAACTATGACCCTCGTGCTCGAAGCTGGTACCGAGCGGGTTTAACCGGTGCAGGGAAACCCGCCTGGACTGAGGTTTACCCTTACTTCGGCACAAAAACACTGGCTATCAGTGCCAATCAGGTTTTCTACAACGAGCAGGGCAACGTACTGGGTGTAGTCAGTGCTGACCTGATCCTGTCTCAAATCAGTGACTTCCTGCACGGTCTTAGAATCGGGCGCACGGGCCAGACCTTTATTGTGGAGCGCTCTGGCTTTCTCGTCGGTACCTCAACCCTAGAGCGCCCCTTTCGCGTTACCAGAACAGCTGAGTCCCAGGAGCGACTCAAGGCGATAGAAAGCCGCGATCCGCTCACCCGCCTGACTGCCCGCTATCTAGAAACCCACTTTGGCAGTTTGACTCAAATTGGCAGTAGGCAGCAGCTAGATTTCACGATTAATGGTCAGCGCCAATTTCTACAGGTGTTACCACTGCACAACTCTCAGGGGCTGGACTGGTTGATTGTGGTGGTGGTACCTGAAGCTGACTTTATGGAGCGTATTGATGCCAACACCCGTTCCACGGTTTTGCTGTGCTTAGGTGCCTTGGTCTTCGCAACGCTGCTGGGCATTCTTACTTCGCGGTGGATAGTCGAGCCAATTCTGCGGTTGAGCGCTGCGGCTAAAGCGCTTTCTCAAGGGCAGTGGGAGCAAAACGTGCCCGTTGAACGGGAAGATGAACTGGGAATTCTGGCAACGGCTTTTAATCAGATGGCAGGGCAACTGCGCGCGTCCTTTGCAACTTTAGCCCAGCGCAATGAGGAGCTAGAGCTACGCGTAGAAGCTCGTACAGCTGCGATTCGCCAAGCTAACGAGCAGTTGTTGGTAGAGATTGCTGAGCGTCGGCAAGCGGAGGAAGCGCTCCGGCAATCGGAGGGAGATCTGCAAAAAGCCAAAGAGGCAGCGGAGGCAGCTAACCGGGCCAAGAGTGAATTTTTGGCCAACATGAGCCATGAGTTGAGAACCCCCCTCAATGGCATCTTAGGTTATGCGCAGATTCTTAAGCGAGGCAAGAGCCTGACGGAGCAGCAGCAGAATGGCGTGGAGATTATTCAGCAGAGCGGCGAGCACTTACTCACGCTAATTAATGACATTCTCGATCTCTCTAAGATTGAAGCTCGAAAGATGGAGCTTTATCTGAGCGAGTTTCATTTTCCTGAGTTTCTCAAAAGCATTGCCGATCTATTCAGAGTTAGAGCTGATCAGAAAGGAATTTCATTTATTTATGAACCGCTTTCTTGGCTACCCTCGGGTGTATACGGCGACGAAAAAAGATTGCGTCAGATTTTGATCAATTTGTTGGGCAATGCCGTCAAGTTCACGGAACAGGGTGGCGTTGTTTTCAAAGTAGGCTATCACAATCAAAAGATTCGCTTTCAAGTAGAAGATACAGGAATTGGTATTCCCTCGGAGAAACTAGAAGAGATTTTTCTGCCGTTCAAGCAGGTAGGGGATCATAACCGCTGGGTTGAGGGCACCGGTTTAGGACTACCGATTAGCAGCAGACTTGCCAAAATGATGGGCGGGGAGCTGCAGGTCAAAAGCACTGTTGGTAAAGGCAGCACATTCTGGTTTGAATTGGAATTACCAGAAGTGTCTCAATGGCCTGAGATGAATTTGAACGACAAGCAGGCAATTGTTGGTTTCAAAGGTGAGAAACGCAAAATTCTAGCAGCCGATGATAAACCAGAAAATCGCTCAGTTTTAGTTAATTTGCTCTCCCCTCTGGGCTTTGAAGTGATAGAGGCTATCAATGGCCAGGATTGCCTGAGTAAGGCGGTGGAATTTCAGCCAGATGTCATTTTGATGGATCTGGTAATGCCAGTTATGGATGGTTTTGAGGCCACACGCCAGTTGCGGAAATTAACCGGACTAAAAGATGTGATCATTATTGCCACATCTGCAAGCGCCTTTGATTATGACCAGCAGGGCAGTTTAGAAGCGGGCTGCAATGATTTTGTTTCCAAGCCCGTTCGGGTTGAGGAGTTATTGAGTGGCCTGCAACGGCACTTGGGTCTGGAATGGGTGTATCAAGAGGGCCGCTCGGTCTCTGTGGCCCCTATTGGGGAGAACGTTCCAGTCTTAACTTTGCTGCGGCCATCGGCTCAAGAGATGACTGTATTGCTAAATCTAGCGGTAATTGGAGATATCAGAGGCTTGTTAGAACAGGCGGACAAGCTAGAACAACACAATCAGCAGTTCGCACCATTTGCAACAGAGTTACGTCAGCTAGCCAAAGGTTTTCAAGTCAAAAAAATTCAAGATTTTATCAAGAAGCAAATGGCAGGCAATCCATGA
- a CDS encoding response regulator: protein MSQAGSDTTQQTFLVVDDHEAILEGTVPALKSKYPQAEVLTAQDAQSALGQVARRQPTLVVVDLSLPEKPQAVANPEVGIQLLKTLMQGHPAPNLMVLSTNIKPLVRLKPLINAYEGGFAAMDKSLPIREMLRLIDFALRGSIYLPPEVRARPEFDRKWLEVLTLKFQEGLTDKAIAERMEVSDRTVRNYWIRLQDALGVYDEPGKDLRIQIEIEARKVGLLS from the coding sequence ATGAGCCAGGCAGGATCAGACACAACTCAGCAGACGTTCCTGGTTGTGGACGACCATGAGGCAATTTTGGAGGGAACGGTTCCTGCCCTTAAAAGCAAATATCCTCAAGCTGAAGTTCTTACGGCTCAAGATGCGCAGAGTGCTCTGGGCCAGGTTGCTCGTCGGCAACCAACCTTGGTTGTGGTGGATTTGAGCTTGCCCGAAAAACCACAGGCGGTAGCTAATCCGGAGGTCGGTATTCAACTGCTCAAAACCTTGATGCAGGGCCACCCTGCTCCTAACTTAATGGTGTTAAGCACAAATATCAAGCCACTGGTACGCCTCAAACCATTGATTAACGCCTATGAAGGTGGTTTCGCCGCGATGGATAAATCTTTACCCATTCGCGAGATGCTAAGGCTGATCGACTTTGCCCTCAGAGGCTCAATTTATCTGCCTCCTGAAGTGCGTGCCCGACCGGAGTTTGACCGTAAGTGGCTAGAAGTCCTGACACTCAAGTTCCAAGAAGGATTGACTGACAAAGCGATTGCAGAACGGATGGAAGTTAGCGATCGGACTGTGCGCAACTATTGGATTAGGTTACAAGATGCTTTGGGCGTTTATGACGAACCGGGCAAAGACTTGCGCATTCAAATTGAAATAGAGGCTAGAAAGGTAGGATTACTGAGTTGA